One genomic region from Actinocatenispora thailandica encodes:
- the eccB gene encoding type VII secretion protein EccB yields MRSRREQIRAYRFVTRRIVSALLGGDPEVADPPLRRAGLTTFASVMVGALVLAGFGVYGLVRPGGNTSWRSGDVLIVEKETGTRFVYRGGRLHPVLNYASARLVLKNAAPTTTTVSATSLAGVARGRPVGIAGAPDALPAADSLHALPWSVCSANDTGDVTTGTPRVTVAVHRNFGGTDLGRLGVIVHASGEKPALLWHGQRLRIPNRESLASLGWGTAPQVAVAPAFLNAIPAGPDLVAPTIPDLGRSGPTVGAGPAKIGTVYRLTSAANSEQFFVLLDDGLAQVSQPVEELLLGKQGLPSPQQLSPADYKNVPSSKRDLSVPGLPDHQPVLATRDNGQVAALCVSWRGRGGTTIQRYRSAPDALTGTEQAAAGGVDDTGALTADAVLVPGGGGALVAPAAARGVSTSTTYVVTDQGIRYAVPDDEARTALGYGDVTPVSLPENLIDLVPAGPVLDQKKASQYVSTTPTSPSPSPSRK; encoded by the coding sequence ATGCGGTCGCGTCGCGAGCAGATCCGGGCGTACCGGTTCGTCACCAGGCGGATCGTCTCGGCGCTGCTCGGCGGTGATCCGGAGGTCGCGGACCCGCCGCTGCGCCGCGCCGGTCTCACCACCTTCGCCAGCGTCATGGTCGGTGCCCTGGTGCTCGCCGGCTTCGGGGTGTACGGGCTGGTCCGCCCGGGTGGCAACACGTCCTGGCGCAGCGGTGACGTGCTGATCGTGGAGAAGGAGACCGGCACCCGGTTCGTCTACCGCGGTGGCCGGCTGCACCCGGTGCTCAACTACGCGTCCGCCCGGCTGGTGCTGAAGAACGCCGCGCCGACCACGACGACGGTGTCGGCGACCTCGCTGGCCGGGGTGGCCCGGGGCCGGCCGGTCGGCATCGCGGGCGCACCGGACGCCCTGCCGGCGGCCGATTCGCTGCACGCGCTGCCCTGGTCGGTCTGCTCCGCGAACGACACCGGTGACGTGACCACCGGTACGCCGCGGGTCACGGTGGCCGTGCACCGCAACTTCGGTGGTACCGATCTGGGTCGGCTCGGCGTGATCGTGCACGCGTCCGGCGAGAAGCCGGCCCTGTTGTGGCACGGCCAGCGGCTGCGCATCCCGAACCGGGAGTCGCTGGCCTCGCTGGGCTGGGGTACGGCGCCGCAGGTCGCGGTGGCTCCGGCGTTCCTGAACGCGATCCCGGCGGGACCCGACCTGGTGGCGCCGACGATCCCCGATCTCGGCAGGTCCGGGCCGACCGTCGGCGCGGGCCCGGCGAAGATCGGTACCGTGTACCGGCTGACCAGCGCCGCGAACAGCGAGCAGTTCTTCGTACTGCTCGACGACGGGCTGGCGCAGGTGTCGCAACCGGTCGAGGAACTGTTGCTGGGCAAGCAGGGTCTGCCCTCGCCGCAGCAGCTGAGCCCGGCGGACTACAAGAACGTCCCGTCGTCCAAGCGCGACCTGTCGGTACCCGGGTTGCCGGACCACCAGCCGGTGCTGGCGACCAGGGACAACGGCCAGGTGGCGGCGTTGTGCGTGTCGTGGCGTGGGCGTGGCGGCACCACCATCCAGCGGTACCGGAGCGCCCCGGACGCGCTGACCGGCACCGAGCAGGCCGCGGCCGGCGGCGTCGACGACACGGGCGCCCTCACCGCCGACGCGGTACTGGTCCCGGGCGGTGGCGGTGCGCTGGTGGCACCGGCCGCGGCCCGGGGCGTGTCGACCAGCACCACCTACGTCGTCACCGACCAGGGCATCCGGTACGCGGTGCCGGACGACGAGGCGCGCACCGCTCTCGGCTACGGCGACGTGACGCCGGTGTCGTTGCCGGAGAACCTGATCGACCTCGTCCCCGCCGGGCCGGTGCTGGACCAGAAGAAGGCGAGCCAGTACGTGTCGACGACGCCGACCTCGCCGTCCCCGTCGCCGAGCCGGAAGTAA
- a CDS encoding type VII secretion protein EccE, with protein MDDRLAGRSGPAGTELPALRALPAGRRRLPGPAVGQLVAVEIAAFAVALVIGRGLLLPVVVTLAVLVTVVLLGRWRGRWWYQQVPLRLRYRRARRGARGTLDPRRGALRELAPRLSATDVTERDATYGLGYDGTGWFAVIEVRDAAVPLSALAELLDERLTRVTVSYRYRAAPTPRLTAWAPAAMSYQDGSAKLAGRVPPGDAATHLCLRLDTADAVTAADSRGGGTAGVSRALAAALRRAERVLSAVGARHRTLRADELLAALTTSVGLAPVPAPGRRIAPGWDRCDVDGYRQVSYQVTGWPPRAGRLDALLATGPTAWTTLTLVLGPGTGSSGHDAPPLRGYLRVAAPPDAFGPATEALAKAAALHGVTLRRLDGEQHTALYATAPTGAEPPGTAVHAAPVAALDRLAPAVPAGGLLLGRDPDRQPVLVPLFGERPRRVLLIGSIWPTRLVLLRCLAVGARARASAGTPDWVSLGRWATGADHWVLPAGAPVPAAHPAAPVLVAVDPTGPAAPPPVPWQTVAATATRPSAALLSGADLVLTGKLLPADARLLGTAFGLPDEQLGLLSRMYDDMVAIVEPGSVRFCWPTPTAVEAEILTPPRRHQPALGAPPR; from the coding sequence ATGGACGACAGGTTGGCCGGTCGCAGCGGCCCGGCCGGTACCGAGTTGCCTGCGCTACGGGCGCTGCCGGCCGGCCGGCGACGGCTGCCCGGTCCGGCGGTCGGGCAGCTCGTCGCGGTCGAGATCGCCGCGTTCGCGGTCGCCTTGGTCATCGGCCGCGGTCTGCTGCTGCCGGTCGTGGTCACGCTCGCGGTGCTGGTCACGGTGGTGTTGCTGGGGCGCTGGCGGGGACGCTGGTGGTACCAGCAGGTTCCGTTGCGGCTGCGGTACCGCCGGGCCCGGCGCGGCGCGCGCGGCACGCTCGACCCGCGCCGGGGTGCGTTGCGGGAGCTGGCACCGCGGTTGTCCGCCACCGACGTGACCGAGCGCGACGCCACCTACGGTCTCGGCTACGACGGCACCGGCTGGTTCGCGGTGATCGAGGTACGCGACGCCGCGGTGCCGCTGTCCGCGCTGGCCGAGCTGCTGGACGAGCGGCTCACCCGGGTGACGGTCAGCTACCGCTACCGGGCCGCGCCGACCCCGCGGCTGACCGCCTGGGCGCCGGCGGCGATGTCCTATCAGGACGGTTCGGCGAAGCTGGCCGGCCGGGTGCCGCCCGGCGACGCGGCCACCCACCTCTGCCTGCGGCTGGACACCGCCGACGCGGTCACCGCGGCGGACAGCCGCGGCGGCGGTACCGCCGGGGTCTCCCGGGCGCTCGCCGCCGCGCTGCGCCGCGCCGAGCGGGTGCTCTCGGCCGTCGGCGCCCGGCACCGCACGCTGCGCGCCGACGAACTGCTCGCCGCGCTGACCACCTCGGTCGGGCTGGCGCCGGTGCCCGCCCCCGGCCGGCGGATCGCGCCCGGCTGGGACCGCTGCGACGTCGACGGCTACCGGCAGGTGTCGTACCAGGTGACCGGGTGGCCGCCGCGGGCCGGCCGGCTGGACGCGCTGCTCGCCACCGGGCCCACCGCCTGGACGACGCTGACCCTGGTACTCGGCCCGGGTACCGGATCGAGCGGCCACGATGCGCCGCCGCTGCGCGGATACCTGCGCGTCGCGGCGCCGCCGGACGCGTTCGGCCCGGCCACCGAGGCGCTGGCCAAGGCGGCTGCGCTGCACGGCGTCACGCTGCGCCGGCTGGACGGGGAACAGCACACCGCGCTGTACGCGACGGCACCCACCGGCGCCGAACCGCCGGGTACCGCGGTGCACGCCGCACCGGTGGCGGCGCTGGACCGGCTCGCCCCGGCGGTACCGGCCGGCGGGTTGCTGCTCGGCCGCGACCCCGACCGGCAGCCGGTGCTGGTACCGCTGTTCGGTGAGCGGCCACGACGCGTGCTGCTGATCGGCTCGATCTGGCCGACCCGGCTGGTACTGCTGCGTTGCCTCGCCGTGGGTGCCCGGGCGCGCGCCTCCGCGGGTACCCCGGACTGGGTGTCGCTGGGCCGCTGGGCGACGGGCGCAGACCACTGGGTGCTGCCGGCGGGCGCGCCGGTACCGGCGGCGCATCCGGCCGCGCCGGTGCTCGTCGCGGTCGACCCGACCGGCCCGGCCGCGCCGCCGCCGGTGCCGTGGCAGACCGTCGCCGCCACCGCGACCCGGCCATCGGCCGCGCTGCTGTCCGGCGCCGACCTGGTCCTCACCGGCAAGCTGCTGCCCGCCGATGCCCGCCTGCTCGGTACCGCGTTCGGCCTGCCGGACGAGCAGCTCGGCCTGTTGAGCCGGATGTACGACGACATGGTGGCGATCGTCGAGCCCGGCAGCGTCCGGTTCTGCTGGCCGACCCCGACCGCGGTGGAGGCCGAGATCCTCACTCCACCCCGCCGCCACCAACCGGCCCTCGGCGCCCCGCCCCGCTGA
- the eccD gene encoding type VII secretion integral membrane protein EccD, which yields MTVATGAGLTRVTVVAPKTRVDLSIPDDLPLADLLPTLLRYVGEDVARAGVVHGGWALARLGGSPLATDRTPAQLAIKHGEELHFTPREQLAPEVVFDDVVDAIAAGVDGHSRRWSPTTTRRFGLGVLAGAMLLGAALLALAAPPIPGGVAGLAVAALLLVTATVLARAVGDARAGLLAAALAAGYGFAGGLLLLAPAPGRYGAGAVLLGAMVTLLCLVLGAIAVAYQVPAFVGAALAVFALCLAAFAVLAFGVPAAATASVLAAVVLGALPVLPMSAFRLARLPVPTIPVTVDELKSDAVEIAGADVLARTVTAGHYLTALLAAASAVLVGCFPVLVAGGGWAGPALAFVASVVLLCRCRVFPVLTQRLPLLSAGLLGLAVLLAGMVLVGSFGPVALSAGVRVAVAVAALLVVGAAGGGYGLAAAGRRATPVGGRVLDIVEVVLGLSVVPLVLAVCGLYSVIRALNG from the coding sequence GTGACAGTAGCGACCGGGGCCGGGCTCACCCGGGTGACCGTGGTGGCGCCGAAGACGCGCGTCGATCTGTCCATCCCGGACGACCTGCCGCTCGCCGACCTGCTGCCCACCCTGCTGCGCTACGTCGGGGAGGACGTGGCGCGGGCCGGGGTGGTGCACGGCGGCTGGGCGCTCGCCCGGCTCGGTGGCAGCCCGCTCGCCACCGACCGCACCCCGGCCCAGCTCGCCATCAAGCACGGTGAGGAACTCCACTTCACCCCGCGCGAACAGCTCGCGCCCGAGGTCGTGTTCGACGACGTGGTGGACGCGATCGCGGCCGGCGTCGACGGGCACAGCCGGCGCTGGTCGCCCACCACCACCCGGCGCTTCGGGCTCGGCGTGCTCGCCGGTGCCATGCTGCTCGGCGCCGCCCTGCTGGCGCTGGCCGCACCGCCGATCCCGGGCGGTGTCGCCGGGCTCGCGGTGGCGGCGCTGCTGCTGGTGACCGCGACCGTGCTGGCCCGTGCCGTCGGCGACGCCCGGGCCGGGCTGCTCGCGGCGGCCCTCGCCGCCGGGTACGGGTTCGCCGGCGGCCTGCTGCTGCTTGCCCCGGCACCCGGTCGGTACGGCGCGGGTGCCGTGCTGCTCGGCGCGATGGTGACGCTGCTGTGCCTGGTGCTCGGGGCGATCGCGGTCGCCTACCAGGTGCCCGCGTTCGTCGGCGCCGCGCTCGCGGTCTTCGCGCTGTGCCTGGCCGCGTTCGCGGTGCTGGCGTTCGGGGTGCCCGCCGCGGCCACCGCGTCGGTCCTGGCGGCGGTCGTGCTCGGCGCGCTGCCGGTGCTGCCGATGTCGGCGTTCCGGCTGGCCCGGTTGCCGGTGCCGACGATCCCGGTCACCGTGGACGAGCTGAAGTCCGACGCGGTCGAGATCGCCGGTGCCGACGTGCTGGCGCGCACCGTCACCGCCGGGCACTACCTGACCGCGTTGCTCGCCGCGGCGTCGGCGGTGCTGGTCGGCTGTTTCCCGGTCCTGGTGGCCGGCGGCGGCTGGGCCGGCCCGGCGCTCGCGTTCGTGGCGAGCGTCGTGCTGCTCTGCCGGTGCCGGGTGTTTCCGGTGCTGACGCAGCGGTTGCCGCTGCTGTCGGCCGGGCTGCTCGGCCTGGCCGTGCTGCTCGCCGGGATGGTGCTGGTCGGCTCGTTCGGGCCGGTCGCGCTGTCCGCCGGAGTGCGGGTCGCCGTCGCGGTCGCCGCGCTGCTGGTCGTCGGTGCCGCCGGCGGCGGGTACGGGCTGGCCGCCGCCGGTCGCCGCGCCACCCCGGTCGGTGGCCGGGTGCTGGACATCGTCGAGGTGGTGCTCGGCCTCTCCGTGGTGCCGCTGGTGCTCGCGGTCTGCGGCCTCTACTCCGTCATCCGCGCCCTCAACGGCTGA